The genomic interval CCAAGGATGTGCCACCCTATGCCGTTGTTGGCGGGGTGCCGGCCCGGGTACTGAAATACCGGTTTGCAGCCCCGCTGATTGCTCGGCTGGAGGCCACGGCCTGGTGGGACTATCCGCTGGAAACGCTGGCAGCTTTCAAGATGGGGCATCCGCGCCGGTTCTGCAAAGCCTTCGAGCCGGAGGAAGCCAACCTGGCCAAACGTGAGGAACGCTGGATCACCGCCGCAGACCTGCAGGCGCTGGCAGCTCCGGTTGATGTCGCGCGAGCCTCATTGAGCAGAGCAATCACCCTGCCTGAAGGCCGCACACGGGGACCGGTGTCCAAACAAATTCGCCGTATTTCAGATCGCCTGACGCGCATTGTGCGCTCAGCCTGATCAGTTCAGCAGCCGTTCCAGATAGGCACCATAGGCGTTTTTGGCGAACATCTCGGCGCGGGTGCGCAGCTGGGCGGCGTCAATCCAGCCTGCCTCATGGGCGATTTCCTCGGGGCAGCCGGTCTGCAGCCCCTGGCGCTCTTGCAGGGTGCGCACGAAATTGCCCGCATCCAGCAGCGATCCATGGGTGCCGGTGTCCAGCCAGGCATAACCGCGGCCCATGGTCTCCACCCGGAGGGCGCCTTGGTCCAGATACATCTGCAACAGATCGGTGATCTCCAGCTCACCACGTGGGCTGGGCGTGACCTGCCGCGCCCGTTCCGGCGCACTGCCATCCAGGAAATACAGCCCCGTCACCGCATAGTTCGACGGCGGCACGGCGGGTTTTTCGATGATCTCGCGGGCGCGGCCCTCGGCGTCGAAATCCACCACGCCATAGCGTTCCGGATCCGCCACGTGATAGCCAAAAACGGTGCCGCCGCTGGTCTGCGCATCCGCCGCCGCCAGCAGTTTTGGCAGACCATGGCCAAAGAACACATTGTCCCCCAGCACCAGCGCCGAGGGCGCGCCATCCAGAAAGTCTTCGGCCAGCACAAAGGCCTGCGCCAGACCGTCGGGGCTGGGCTGCTCCACATAGGTAAGAGAGATGCCCCACTGGCTGCCATCGCCCAGAAGCCGGGTGAACTGATCCTGATCCTGCGGCGTGGTGATGACGCAGATCTCGCGGATACCTGCCAGCATCAGCACCGACAGGGGGTAATAAATCATCGGCTTGTCATAGAGCGGCAAGAGCTGTTTGCTGACCGCCATGGTGATCGGATAGAGCCGGGTGCCCGAACCACCTGCCAGAATGATGCCTTTGCGGCCCGCGCCGGATGTGCCTGTGGTCATGCCCGCTCTCCCAGATCCTTCAGAATATCCTTCAGCCCGGCCTGCCAGTCCGGGCGTGTGATGCCAAAAACCCGCTCCAGAGTGCTGCAATCCAGCCGTGAGTTCAACGGCCGCGGCGCCGCGGTCGGATAGGCCGAACTGGGGATTTCCGCCACCGCACAGGGGATTTCTGCCTCGGTGAAAATCTCGGTGGCGACCCCGGCCCAGCTGGTCTCGGGCTGGCCTGCAAAATGATAGGTGCCGGATTTTTCAGGATCTGCGATCAGCTGACGGGCAATCTCGATACAGGCGGCGGCGATGGCGCGGGCCGGGGTGGGCGCGCCGATCTGATCGGCCACCACACGCATCCGCTCGCGCTCTTTGCCCAGACGCAGCATGGTCTTGACGAAATTACTGCCATGAGCCGACACCACCCAGGAGGTGCGCAGGATCACATGCGTCCCCCCCGTCAGGCGCACGGCCGCCTCGCCAAGCTGTTTGGAGCGCCCATAGGCATTGAGCGGCGCCACCGGTTCATCCGGATGCCAGGGGCTGCTGCCCTTGCCGTCGAAAACATAATCGGTGGAGAGGGTCACAAAGGGAATGCCCAGCGTGGCGCAGGTTTCGGCCATGACACCGGGGGTGGTGCCATTGATCAGTGTCGCCAGATCCTCCTCCGCCTCGGCCCGGTCCACAACCGTATAGGCGGCGGCATTGATCACCGCCGCAGGCGCATGGGCGCGGATCACCTCGGCGCAGGCCGCAGGATCCGTGAGATCCGCCTGATCGCGGCTCAGGCAGGTGACGGTTTCATCGGCCGCCAGCTCCCGCGCCACCTGACCGGTTTTGCCAAAAACAAGGATCATATGCGGCTCCTTTTACGCCATAGGTACAAGGCCAGAGCCCAGATACCCAGTTCCAGAACAAAGGTCCAATGCAGCAGGAAAGACAAAACCCAATGGGACTGTGCTGCGGGCACATAGCCCGATGGCAGATGCGCTGTCAGCATCAGGACAGCGACCCCATAGAGGAAACTGTCCGGCAGCATGCCGGGCAGCGCCCGACCCTCCCCACGGGAGGGCGCTTCGCACCCGCCCAGGCTCGGGCGCTGCCCTTTGTGGCCTATCTGCCGTCACTTTCCCGTCCCCAGCCGCTGGCCAACGCCGTCGCGGCTTTGCAGCGCGCGCCACCAGCTCTCATTGTCCAGATACCACTGCACGGTCTTCTCCAGACCTTCCTCCACGGTGACGCTGGGCCGCCAGCCCAGTTCGTCGCGGATACGGGAGGGGTCGATGGCATAGCGGGCATCATGGCCCGGCCGGTCCGTCACAAATGTGATCTGGTCCTTGTAAGATCCTCCGTCCTCCCGAGGCTGTTTCTCGTCAAGGATCGCACAGAGCGTCTCGACCAGCTCCAGATTGCTGCGCTCATTCTCGCCGCCGATATTGTAGCTGCGCCCCACGCGCCCCTTGGAGACCACCAAGAGCAGCGCATCGGCATGATCCTCCACATAAAGCCAGTCGCGCACATTGGAGCCATCGCCGTAGATCGGCAGCGGTTTGCCCGCCAGCGCATTGAGGATCACCACCGGGATCAGCTTTTCGGGGAAATGATAGGGACCGTAGTTGTTGGAGCAATTGGTCAGCACCACCGGCAGGCCATAGGTCTCGCCCCAGGCGCGCACCAGATGATCGCTGGCGGCCTTGCTGGCGGAATAGGGCGAGCGCGGGTCATAGCCGGTCTCTTCGGTGAACATCACACTCGGGTCGGCAGGCAGGCTGCCATAGACCTCATCGGTGGAGATATGATGGAACCGGAAGGCCTCCGGGCGGCCCGCCTCGGCCCAGTATTTGCGCGCCGCTTCCAGCATCTGATAGGTGCCGGTGATATTGGTCTCAATGAAATCACCGGGCCCGTCGATGGAGCGGTCGACATGGGATTCTGCGGCCAGATGCATCACCACATCCGGGCGGTGCCGGGCAAAAACAGTGTCTAATGCGGCGCGATCGCGGATATCGACCTGCTCAAAGGCGTAATTGGGGTTGCCCGCCACATCCGCCACATTGTCCAGACAGGCCGCATAGGTCAGCGCATCGAGGTTCACCACCTGATGGCCGCGCGCCACCGCCAGTCGGACAACGGCCGAGCCGATGAACCCAGCGCCACCTGTCACCAAAATCTTCATCTCTTATCCTTCCCACACGAAGGGGCTGTCGAAGTCTTCAAACAGGGGCGCCGCAGCATCCTTTTCAGAAAGAACCGGTGTAGCGTCAAAGCCCCAGTCAATACCGCAGCTGTCCCAGGCCACCCCGCCGTCACAGTCCGGCGCGTAATACGCATCGCATTTATACAGGACTTCGGTGCCGGGGCTGCGGGTGATGAATCCATGCAGAAACCCCGCCGGGATCAGCAGCTGACGGCCATTTGCCGCCGACAGCTCCACCCCGGTCCAGCGCCCGTATGTGGGCGAGCCTTTGCGGATATCCACCGCCACATCAAACAGCGCCCCCTGGCCGCAGCGCACCAGCTTGGCCTGGGCATGGGGTGGCGCCTGAAAATGCAGCCCACGCAGGGTGCCAACCTCCATCGACAGCGAATGATTGTCCTGCACGAAATCGAAGTTGAGCCCCGCCTCGGCCATCCGCGCCTTGTTCCAGCTCTCGCAGAAAAACCCCCGCGCATCGCCAAACCGCGCCGGTGTCAGGATCTTCACCCCCGGCAGGTCCGTGTCTTCAATCTGCATGCCCTCTCCCCCGATCTGCTGCCGTGGTCCTGTCTTCTGTCCTAACGCCCAGACGCGCGTGACGCCACGGGAAAGGCACATTTTGCCTGCCGCTCTGCCCTGCGTGGGTCAAACAATGCGCCGACATATGATTTCATGGGAAATTAAACCTATCTCCGCAACGCCCTGATAGGTTAAACGGAGCCACAGATAAAACAGAGGGATACAAAGATGCCAACCTATCAGGATTACCGGGCGCTTCTGGTAGACGGGGCCGACGGCTGGCATGAGGGCAGCGAGGTCATTCGCTATCACTTTCTAACCTCGGTGCCGGACTATTACGACTATGATCCGGATTTTGGCGATTATGACGTCGGCGGAGAATACCTGCCCGAGGGGGCGACGGTGAATATGGATCCCGCCGAGCGGCAGATGATGCTGCAGGCGGTGGCGGCCTGGAATGAGGTGGCCAATCTGAACCTGATCCCGGCCCGGGGCGGGACGGCGGATCTGACCTTTGCCAGCGCGCATTTTGCGGATGCCGGGCTGTTTGGTTTTATCGCCGATTTTCCAGACCCCTCCGATCTGGGCACGCGCCCCTCTCCCGCCGGGGATCTCTGGCTCAACAACAGCAATCCCGATCAATATGTGCCGGGCATCGGGCCGATACTGGGGCATACCAGCTGGAACACCTATCTGCATGAGCTGGGCCATGCCCTTGGGCTGCATCACCCCAATGAGATGCCCGAGAATCCCACAACCCCTGGCCAGTTCACGGTGATGTCTTACCTGCCGCATCCCGGTGAAGCGGATCTGGACCAGGATCTTCAGGGCTGGGCGCTGACGCCGATGTTGTGGGATATGCAGGCGCTGCAGGCGCTTTATGGTGCCAATACAGAGACCCGCACCGATGCCACCAGCTATTTCGGGGACGGTGACGGGCGCGGCGGTCAAGCCTATCAATATGGCGCGGATGGCATGACCGTGCAGGGTGGTGACGGGGTGGCGCGCAATGTCAGCCTGACCATTTGGGATGCCGGCGGGCAGGATCTGATTGATGCCTCCGATGTGGCGGGCGACAGCCGGATCGACCTGCGGCCCGGGCAGTATTCCACCATCGGGGCGCTGGAGAACAATGTCGCCATGGCCGCCGCCGTGCGGGTGGATGGCCGCACCCTGAACCTGATCGAAGACGCCTGGGGCGGGGCAGGCAACGACCATCTGATCGGCAATGGCGCCGCCAATGAGCTGGCGGGCAATGCCGGGCGCGACACGCTGGCCGGGGCGCGCAACAGCGATGTGCTGATCGGCGGGCAGGGCAGTGACCGGCTGCAGGGCGGCAAGGGCCATGACGCGCTGGAGGGCGGACGCGGACGCGACACGCTGAAAGGCGGCGCCGGACAGGACACGCTGGACGGTGGCGACGGCAATGACCGTATGGCCGGGGGTCGGGGCGCGGATGTCTTTGTGTTCTCGCAAGGGGCGGATGTGGTGATTGATTTTCAGAGCAACGACCGCATCGATATGCGCGCCACCACCGGGGTCTCGGATTTTGCCGATCTGCGCGATGATCACCTTGAGGTCCGTGGCGCGGATCTGGTGATCCGGGATGACAACGGCTGGTCGCTCACCCTGCAGGACACGGCGTTTGACGTTCTCAGGGCGGATGACTTTCTGTTTTGAGGGCGCCGCCAGTTCCTGCCTTATTGGTCTGATCTGAACCCGGCACATCTTCCAGGCCGGCCCCGGAATCAGAAGATAAAATCATCCGCGCTCAGCTCTGCCGCAGTCTGATTGAGCAGCAGGATATCCCCAGCCCCGGTCAGGATCAGCGTGTGATCCCCCTGCTGCTGCAGGGTCAGATCGCCCATATCTTCGGCGATACCTGCCCGCGCCAGACGCCCAAGGTGAAGGACATCCTCACCCTGCGTGAAATCGCGGATCCGGTCACTGCCATGACCTGCCCCGAACACGAAAACATCCGCCCCCGCGCCGCCGGTCAGCGTGTCATGACCACCGCCGCCATCCAGCAGATCGTTGCCTTTCTGACCAAACAGCTTATCCCGGCCGCTTTGTCCCAGCAGGCGATCGCCCTGGGCCCCGCCGCGCAACAGGTCGTTCTCTCCACCGCCACGCAGCAGATCCGCATCCGCCCCGCCCAACAGGCGATCCCCGCCGCGACCGCCATCCAGCGTGTCGCGCCCGTCCCCACCCACCAGAAGATCGCGTGCATCCTGCCCCAGCAGCACATCATTGCCCGCCTGCCCCCGCAGCCGGTCCACCCCCTTGCCGCCGATCAGCCGGTCATGCCCGTCATCCCCCCAGAGGCTGTCGCGCCCGTCGCCGCCCAGCAGCGTGTCATTGCCCTCCAGACCGTTGATCTGGTCGCCAGCGCTGCGCGCGGTGATCCGGTCGGCACCGCCGCTGCCATAGCGCATCGGATCCGGCGCCTCGGCGGGGGGCAGCATCCGGTCGGCAAAGACAAACCCATCCGCAAAAAGATCCGCCGTCTCCAGACTGCCGCCATCCCGGCTTTGCACCACAACTTCGGTGCGGCTGCCATCCGCCGCCTGATGGGTGATCACGGCGCCATCGCTGCGGCTGCGGATCTGCAGCCCCTCCAGGCTGCGCAGACCGTCAAATCCCGACAGATCCAGACTGTCCTGACCCGCCTCAAAATCCGTAATGCGCAGGCTGCCACTGCGCCCCTCCTCGGCCGGGCGCAGCACAAAGACATCCGCCCCCGCGCCACCGCTCAGCACCGCGCCGATGCCGCCGGCCAGCACATCCGCCGCGCCGGTGCCGCTGATCCGGCCGCCGTCGGTGGTGATGACATCGCCCAGCTCTGCCAGTGACAGGGTGAACTGCGACACCCCTTCGGCGCGACCCGAGCTGGCAAAGATCTGCAGATCCCCCCCCACCACTGCCGCCGCCAGCGCGGTGACATTCTCCAGCCCCAGCCCGGCATCCTCAGTGCCACTGGCCTGGGCGAGGCTCATGACATGCACCAGCTGGCCCTCGGGCAGGATCCGAAACAGCGCCAGCCCGTCGTCGCTGCCCGCCGCCAGCACCAGCATTTCGCCTGCGACCTCCACCACCTCCAGCGCGGTGACCCCGCCAAAACGGGTGGCGGCGGTGTCCAGCACATGATCGCTCAGGCTCATCTGACCATCGCGCCCCAGCGCAATCAGGCTGAGCGAGCCGCTGCCCGCCGCCGCAACCACCGCCCAGCTGCTGCCAAAGGCGGTGAAGCTCTCCACCGCGGTGGGTTCGGCCAGACCCAGCCCATCCGCCGCCCCCAGACTGTCCGCCACGCTCAGCGCGCCATTGTCGGGATCCACCCGGTAGCTCTGTATCCCCTGCTCCATGCGATCCGCCAACAGCAGCACCTGCGCGCCGCCCCCCAGATCCGCCAGCTCCAGCGCCACCGCACCGGGGCGTGCGTAGGCCGCTGCCGCGCCACGGGTGGCGACCTCTGTGCCGGGGGTGCCGCCCGCGCTCAGCTGCCAGCCGCTCAACTGGCCATTGGCCAGCCCGTAGACCACCGATCCGCCGCCGCTCAGATCCCCCGCCACCGTCGCCGCCAGCCCGGCAGCGCCCGCGCCGGGCAGGCTGGCCTGCTGCTGCGCCGACAGCTGACCATTGCCGCCGATCTGATGAAACGCCAGGGCGCTGCGGGTGCTGCCCTCCACCAGCAACCGCGTCTCACCGCCGATCTCGGCCAGGGTCGCCTCGCCCCCCGCCAGCCCCAACGCGCGGTGATACAGGCTGTCGCGCAGCACCGGCGCACCGCGGCCCAGCCCATAGCTGGCAATGCCGCCGTTCAGCCCGCTGACCGCAAACAATTGCAGCGCGCCATTGGCCCCCTGATGGATTTCCAGATCACGCAGATCGCTGTCCAGCAGTTGATCATTGGCCCCGAACCGTCCTGCAAACTGTAGATCCATCCTGCTGCTCCCGCGCTGTGTTATCACCCGACCCGTCGGGGCGACTGCCCGGGGTCGGGATCAACCCTCGCGGGCGGGCGCGGCGGCAGAGCGGACGGGAATGGGGCAGAAACGCGGAGATTGTTTACATATTGAAGACAATCCCAGCGGTCAGGCGCCCCAGAAACAATCCCCGCACGTGTCCTGCCCGGATACGACGCAGGTGTTGCGCAGGCGGCGCGCGCGCTCTTAGGGGCCGGGTGATCTGGCTGAGGCAGGATGACCCCATCCCCGCGATCAGGAGCCGCCAGAATGTCAGACCCCCTCTCTGAAACCACGCCCCGTCTTGCCCTGCCCTATCTGATGCCAGCGCAGGCGCAAAAACATGTGACCCATAATGAGGCGCTGCGCATGCTGGATGCGCTGGTGCAGCTGCGGCTTGAGGGGTTTGACGCCACCACCCCGCCCGCAATCCCGACCGAAGGGGCCGCCTATGGGCTGGCCGACAGCCCGACCGATGCCTGGGCCGGTCAGGGCGGGCGGCTGGCGATCTGGCAGGATGCCGCCTGGCAGTTCCTGACGCCACAGCCGGGCTGGCGCGCCTGGGTGCCGGCGGATCAGGCCCTGCGGGTCTGGGATGGCACCCAATGGCAACTGCCGCCGCTGAGCGGCGACCGGCTGGACCGCTTGGGCATTGCCACAGACGCCGATGCCAGCAACCGCCTGTCCCTGCGCAGCCCCGCCAGTCTGCTCAGCCATGATGGCGGCGGCCACCAGCTGAAGATCAACAAGGCCTCGGGCAGCGACACCGCCAGCCTGCTGTTTCAGTCGAACTGGGCTGGCCATGCCGAGATGGGGCTGGCGGGCAATACCGATTTCACCGTGAAACTCTCACCTGATGGCAGCAGCTGGGATGCCGCCATGGTGCTGAAATCCGCCAATGGACGTGCCGGCTTTGGCACCTATGATCCCGGCGCCCGTCTGGAGGTCAGCGGTGATGACAGCACGCTTCTGGCGCTGACCGCGACGGGCAGTTCGCAGGATTACCTGACCGCCGGCGATGGCAGCGGCGCGATGTTCCGCCTGAGCCAGACCGGTAATGGCTATTGCGATGGCGCCTGGACCGGCGGCGGTGCGGATTATGCGGAATTCTTCGAATGGGAGGATGGCAATCCGGACGGAGAAGACCGGCGCGGGGTCTCCGTGGTGATGGCCGGCGACCGGATCCGCGCCGCCCAGCCCGGTGAAACGCCGATCGGGGTGATTTCCACAACCCCGTCGATCCTCGGCAATGACGACGGCGGGCGCTGGCAGGGTCGCAGCCTGCGCGATGGCTTTGGCGCCATGCTGCGCGGGGCTGGCGGCGCGCCCTGTCTCAATCCGGCCTATGACCCCACCCGCCCCTATCGCAGCCGCGCCGAGCGGGTGGAATGGGATATGGTCGGCCTCCTGGGCCGGCTGCGCCTGCGCACAGGCCAGCCCACCGATCCCCGCTGGATCCGCCTGCGCGCGCTGCGGCCCGGCAAAAACACCCCACCCGAGGGGCTGGAAGACTGGCTGATCCGCTAGGGTCAGGACCCAGACCCAACCATCACTTGCGGGCGTAGATATCCTCGTAGCGGATGATGTCATCCTCGCCGAGATAGCTGCCGGTCTGCACCTCAATGAGAACCATCGGCACCTTGCCGGGGTTCTCCATCCGGTGCACCGCGCCCAGGGGGATATAGACCGACTGGTTTTCGCTCACCAGCTGCACGCTGTCATCCACCGTCACCTTGGCGGTGCCTTCCACCACGATCCAATGTTCCGATCGGTGGTGATGGCTCTGCAGGCTGAGCGCCGCGCCGGGGTGGACATGGATGCGTTTCACCTGAAACCGTTCGCCCACCACCAGGCTCTCAAACCAGCCCCAGGGGCGGTGATCCTTGGGGAAAGCCTCGGCCTGACGGGCGGATTTCGCCTTCAGCGCAGCGACGGCTTTCTTGACCTCCTGCGCGCGGGAGGCATCGGCCACCAGCACCGCATCGGGCATTGCCACGGCGATCACGTCTTTCAGCCCGATGCCGACAACCTCCAGCCCGTCATCCTCCGAGCGCAGCAGGCTGTTACTACACTCAATGGCGGTGGCGCGGCCCTGGGTGACAATACCATCGCCATCCGGCCCACTTTCGCGCCAGACCGCATCCCAGCCCCCCAGATCGGACCAACCGCCCGCATAGGGCACCACCGCGAGGTTCTCTGCCCGCTCCATCACCGCATAGTCGATGGAGATATCCGCGGCCCCGTCCCAGGCCGCCGGGTCCAGCCGCAGAAAGCCCAGATCCGGCTCCCCCTGATCCACGGCGCCCTGCACCGGCACCATCAGATCCGGCGCATGGGTCTCAAAGGCGGCGATGATCGCCTTGACTGAGAACAAAAAGATGCCCGCGTTCCACAGGAACTGACCGGAGGCCAGCATATCCTCGGCGGTGGCCAGATC from Phaeobacter inhibens DSM 16374 carries:
- the rfbA gene encoding glucose-1-phosphate thymidylyltransferase RfbA translates to MTTGTSGAGRKGIILAGGSGTRLYPITMAVSKQLLPLYDKPMIYYPLSVLMLAGIREICVITTPQDQDQFTRLLGDGSQWGISLTYVEQPSPDGLAQAFVLAEDFLDGAPSALVLGDNVFFGHGLPKLLAAADAQTSGGTVFGYHVADPERYGVVDFDAEGRAREIIEKPAVPPSNYAVTGLYFLDGSAPERARQVTPSPRGELEITDLLQMYLDQGALRVETMGRGYAWLDTGTHGSLLDAGNFVRTLQERQGLQTGCPEEIAHEAGWIDAAQLRTRAEMFAKNAYGAYLERLLN
- the rfbD gene encoding dTDP-4-dehydrorhamnose reductase, with translation MILVFGKTGQVARELAADETVTCLSRDQADLTDPAACAEVIRAHAPAAVINAAAYTVVDRAEAEEDLATLINGTTPGVMAETCATLGIPFVTLSTDYVFDGKGSSPWHPDEPVAPLNAYGRSKQLGEAAVRLTGGTHVILRTSWVVSAHGSNFVKTMLRLGKERERMRVVADQIGAPTPARAIAAACIEIARQLIADPEKSGTYHFAGQPETSWAGVATEIFTEAEIPCAVAEIPSSAYPTAAPRPLNSRLDCSTLERVFGITRPDWQAGLKDILKDLGERA
- the rfbB gene encoding dTDP-glucose 4,6-dehydratase, producing the protein MKILVTGGAGFIGSAVVRLAVARGHQVVNLDALTYAACLDNVADVAGNPNYAFEQVDIRDRAALDTVFARHRPDVVMHLAAESHVDRSIDGPGDFIETNITGTYQMLEAARKYWAEAGRPEAFRFHHISTDEVYGSLPADPSVMFTEETGYDPRSPYSASKAASDHLVRAWGETYGLPVVLTNCSNNYGPYHFPEKLIPVVILNALAGKPLPIYGDGSNVRDWLYVEDHADALLLVVSKGRVGRSYNIGGENERSNLELVETLCAILDEKQPREDGGSYKDQITFVTDRPGHDARYAIDPSRIRDELGWRPSVTVEEGLEKTVQWYLDNESWWRALQSRDGVGQRLGTGK
- the rfbC gene encoding dTDP-4-dehydrorhamnose 3,5-epimerase; translated protein: MQIEDTDLPGVKILTPARFGDARGFFCESWNKARMAEAGLNFDFVQDNHSLSMEVGTLRGLHFQAPPHAQAKLVRCGQGALFDVAVDIRKGSPTYGRWTGVELSAANGRQLLIPAGFLHGFITRSPGTEVLYKCDAYYAPDCDGGVAWDSCGIDWGFDATPVLSEKDAAAPLFEDFDSPFVWEG
- a CDS encoding M10 family metallopeptidase C-terminal domain-containing protein; this translates as MPTYQDYRALLVDGADGWHEGSEVIRYHFLTSVPDYYDYDPDFGDYDVGGEYLPEGATVNMDPAERQMMLQAVAAWNEVANLNLIPARGGTADLTFASAHFADAGLFGFIADFPDPSDLGTRPSPAGDLWLNNSNPDQYVPGIGPILGHTSWNTYLHELGHALGLHHPNEMPENPTTPGQFTVMSYLPHPGEADLDQDLQGWALTPMLWDMQALQALYGANTETRTDATSYFGDGDGRGGQAYQYGADGMTVQGGDGVARNVSLTIWDAGGQDLIDASDVAGDSRIDLRPGQYSTIGALENNVAMAAAVRVDGRTLNLIEDAWGGAGNDHLIGNGAANELAGNAGRDTLAGARNSDVLIGGQGSDRLQGGKGHDALEGGRGRDTLKGGAGQDTLDGGDGNDRMAGGRGADVFVFSQGADVVIDFQSNDRIDMRATTGVSDFADLRDDHLEVRGADLVIRDDNGWSLTLQDTAFDVLRADDFLF
- a CDS encoding calcium-binding protein, whose translation is MDLQFAGRFGANDQLLDSDLRDLEIHQGANGALQLFAVSGLNGGIASYGLGRGAPVLRDSLYHRALGLAGGEATLAEIGGETRLLVEGSTRSALAFHQIGGNGQLSAQQQASLPGAGAAGLAATVAGDLSGGGSVVYGLANGQLSGWQLSAGGTPGTEVATRGAAAAYARPGAVALELADLGGGAQVLLLADRMEQGIQSYRVDPDNGALSVADSLGAADGLGLAEPTAVESFTAFGSSWAVVAAAGSGSLSLIALGRDGQMSLSDHVLDTAATRFGGVTALEVVEVAGEMLVLAAGSDDGLALFRILPEGQLVHVMSLAQASGTEDAGLGLENVTALAAAVVGGDLQIFASSGRAEGVSQFTLSLAELGDVITTDGGRISGTGAADVLAGGIGAVLSGGAGADVFVLRPAEEGRSGSLRITDFEAGQDSLDLSGFDGLRSLEGLQIRSRSDGAVITHQAADGSRTEVVVQSRDGGSLETADLFADGFVFADRMLPPAEAPDPMRYGSGGADRITARSAGDQINGLEGNDTLLGGDGRDSLWGDDGHDRLIGGKGVDRLRGQAGNDVLLGQDARDLLVGGDGRDTLDGGRGGDRLLGGADADLLRGGGENDLLRGGAQGDRLLGQSGRDKLFGQKGNDLLDGGGGHDTLTGGAGADVFVFGAGHGSDRIRDFTQGEDVLHLGRLARAGIAEDMGDLTLQQQGDHTLILTGAGDILLLNQTAAELSADDFIF
- a CDS encoding DUF2793 domain-containing protein, with the translated sequence MSDPLSETTPRLALPYLMPAQAQKHVTHNEALRMLDALVQLRLEGFDATTPPAIPTEGAAYGLADSPTDAWAGQGGRLAIWQDAAWQFLTPQPGWRAWVPADQALRVWDGTQWQLPPLSGDRLDRLGIATDADASNRLSLRSPASLLSHDGGGHQLKINKASGSDTASLLFQSNWAGHAEMGLAGNTDFTVKLSPDGSSWDAAMVLKSANGRAGFGTYDPGARLEVSGDDSTLLALTATGSSQDYLTAGDGSGAMFRLSQTGNGYCDGAWTGGGADYAEFFEWEDGNPDGEDRRGVSVVMAGDRIRAAQPGETPIGVISTTPSILGNDDGGRWQGRSLRDGFGAMLRGAGGAPCLNPAYDPTRPYRSRAERVEWDMVGLLGRLRLRTGQPTDPRWIRLRALRPGKNTPPEGLEDWLIR
- a CDS encoding mannose-1-phosphate guanylyltransferase/mannose-6-phosphate isomerase; this translates as MITPILLCGGSGTRLWPLSRKSYPKQFVPLVGETTLFQASALRLSGEGFAAPMVLTNSDFRFIVTEQLAEAGIDPGAILIEPAGRNTAPAVLAAALWLRARDPEGLMLVAPSDHVVPDAAAFRAAVAAAEPAARAGELVTFGIKPDRAETGYGYLELDGDPGDFSPKVIGLKRFVEKPDLATAEDMLASGQFLWNAGIFLFSVKAIIAAFETHAPDLMVPVQGAVDQGEPDLGFLRLDPAAWDGAADISIDYAVMERAENLAVVPYAGGWSDLGGWDAVWRESGPDGDGIVTQGRATAIECSNSLLRSEDDGLEVVGIGLKDVIAVAMPDAVLVADASRAQEVKKAVAALKAKSARQAEAFPKDHRPWGWFESLVVGERFQVKRIHVHPGAALSLQSHHHRSEHWIVVEGTAKVTVDDSVQLVSENQSVYIPLGAVHRMENPGKVPMVLIEVQTGSYLGEDDIIRYEDIYARK